A genomic segment from Scomber japonicus isolate fScoJap1 chromosome 11, fScoJap1.pri, whole genome shotgun sequence encodes:
- the si:dkey-229b18.3 gene encoding uncharacterized protein si:dkey-229b18.3, with the protein MIDGMLYRKKLEKGFINYREVLDEDRRHEAIATFHRRRAGQRHLSLEETYKCVAENYWWEGMYFQIRDFVLSCPECLSQRSKRTEEPGGRGCVTKTIASHSADMLSKLRSQREAGMFCDITLRTKGQSYSAHRAVLAAVSDHFQEIFTEMDTNMKADIDLTGFCEDSLLPLLDFSYSSTLCVRQEDLPEVITMARHLGMWPAVEACTALMKEQELHLHPDKDFTSAYAGACHERHRQQRESKRKGILGLGNDMNNSFTLKLEASDESLEISPRRNLRRTPKPQGHNGLPLSPSHRMKLMDFKSPSSKKGAAPRSAITTSQSQNYSSMSPSSTRLLRSTPGAAQKVQRLLPMPESPRRNKKAHSITRLSRASRSRSSTVCSPVRVKQEVEEVVEDEEDYARAQEKYKLMNVLGLQRTALLPRPEDLIGWRQKKRLRKLKANNYSLTKRRKPRVTSPAIQYTLSLPLCAPVNSCLLSKSAKSKSVVPVSQVKTTPKRQKSTPQHVPPSDRSMRSKGALPDMFQPASRPGYGGRELRRSVRKGESVHRPVQQPLRRNTRKTIVRNTVRIKTEPAEYSISGLCIPSNHHHGHTPHRSTPPQRTQARNKITVETVRTLRYNSSRPAAKAKLRRGSAREVEKTKCKPREDGRKVGGQGMRGMMDTGPRVKDNEPGGLHLSEHAPPPSIYNHPLYKVIKEEPAELVPVGSFSDPPSPDLGKRQSKPPIKLLDSGFLFSFCRPAGAPMAVLKKEEESVDICLTRSVSQVGKKFGAEEPHHRALRARGPPTLPVVKREREERSVSQSRVQGVRRSSRNNTHHVAKPSGSKATQIKPKQQGNLLLARGRSCVMLDSVRRARLKQLRGPRSQVPKVPKSAHTCPQCPASYRDCDALIMHRLRHIEGKHWPCPLCSKTFFRLRNVRNHIHTHDPKLYKCRSCIVAGS; encoded by the exons ATGATTGACGGGATGCTGTACCGCAAAAAGCTGGAAAAGGGCTTCATCAACTACCGGGAGGTTTTGGATGAGGACCGGCGGCATGAGGCCATCGCCACCTTTCACCGGCGGCGGGCCGGCCAGCGTCACCTCTCCCTGGAGGAGACCTACAAATGTGTGGCTGAAAACTACTGGTGGGAGG GGATGTACTTTCAGATCAGAGACTTTGTCCTGAGTTGTCCAGAGTGTCTGAGCCAGCGCAGCAAGAGGACAGAG GAGCCGGGTGGCAGAGGATGTGTCACAAAGACGATTGCATCGCACAGCGCGGACATGCTAAGCAAATTGAGGAGTCAGAGGGAGGCAGGGATGTTCTGTGACATTACCCTGCGGACAAAAGGGCAGTCCTACTCGGCCCACAGAGCCGTCCTGGCAGCTGTCAGCGATCACTTCCAGGAAATCTTTACAGAGATGGATACGAATATGAAAGCAGACATAGATCTCACTG GTTTCTGTGAGGACAGCCTTCTGCCTCTGCTGGATTTCTCCTACTCCTCCACCCTGTGTGTTCGCCAGGAAGACCTACCTGAAGTCATCACCATGGCCCGCCACCTTGGCATGTGGCCTGCAGTGGAAGCCTGCACTGCTCTCATGAAAGAGCAAGAACTGCACCTACATCCTGACAAGGACTTCACCTCAGCCTATGCTGGTGCGTGCCACGAGCGTCATCGGCAACAGAGGGAAAGCAAGAGGAAAGGAATTTTGGGATTAGGGAATGACATGAACAACAGCTTCACTTTAAAGCTGGAGGCATCAGATGAGTCTTTAGAAATAAGTCCAAGGCGCAATTTGCGCAGAACACCAAAACCCCAAGGTCATAATGGCCTCCCTTTGAGTCCTTCACACAGGATGAAGCTCATGGACTTCAAATCTCCTTCCTCCAAGAAGGGAGCTGCACCTCGAAGTGCCATAACCACCTCACAGTCACAGAACTACTCATCCATGTCCCCATCGAGCACCCGTCTACTACGCTCTACTCCTGGAGCTGCACAGAAGGTTCAGAGATTGCTGCCCATGCCAGAAAGCCCTCGACGAAACAAAAAGGCTCACTCCATCACACGGCTTTCCCGCGCCTCCAGATCGAGGTCGAGCACGGTTTGTAGCCCTGTAAGAGTGAagcaggaagtggaggaagtcgtagaggatgaagaggattaTGCACGAGCACAGGAGAAGTACAAGCTGATGAATGTTCTTGGGCTACAGAGGACCGCCCTCCTCCCCAGACCAGAagatctgattggctggagaCAGAAGAAACGACTCAGGAAGCTGAAGGCCAACAACTACTCACTGACCAAGAGGCGGAAACCCCGTGTCACCTCCCCGGCAATACAGTATACACTGTCACTTCCCCTCTGTGCCCCGGTCAACTCTTGCCTTCTCAGCAAGTCAGCAAAGAGCAAGTCAGTGGTTCCAGTCAGCCAAGTGAAGACGACACCTAAGAGGCAAAAGAGCACCCCTCAACATGTGCCCCCAAGTGACAGGAGCATGCGTAGTAAAGGGGCGCTTCCCGACATGTTCCAGCCTGCATCCAGGCCTGGCTACGGGGGACGAGAACTCAGACGGTCagtgaggaagggagagagtgtCCACCGTCCTGTCCAGCAGCCGCTGCGACGCAACACCAGGAAAACCATAGTGAGGAACACGGTTAGGATAAAAACAGAACCAGCTGAATACTCTATCTCAGGTCTCTGTATTCCATCAAACCATCACCATGGCCACACACCTCATAGATCCACACCTCCACAGAGAACACAGGCCAGAAATAAGATCACCGTAGAGACGGTCAGGACGCTGCGTTACAACAGCAGCCGACCAGCCGCAAAGGCCAAGCTCAGGCGGGGGTCCGCAAGAGAGGTGGAGAAGACAAAGTGTAAACCCAGAGAGGATGGCAGGAAGGTGGGGGGCCAAGGGATGAGGGGGATGATGGACACCGGACCGAGAGTAAAGGATAATGAACCTGGCGGGCTCCATTTATCAGAGCATGCTCCTCCACCATCCATTTACAACCACCCTCTGTATAAAGTAATTAAAGAGGAGCCAGCAGAACTCGTGCCAGTTGGATCTTTCTCTGATCCTCCCTCACCAGACCTGGGCAAGCGCCAGAGCAAGCCCCCCATCAAATTACTGGACTCAGGCTTTCTGTTTAGTTTCTGTCGACCAGCAGGGGCACCCATGGCAGTActaaagaaagaggaggagagcgtGGATATCTGCTTAACTCGCTCTGTGTCACAAGTTGGGAAGAAATTTGGAGCTGAAGAGCCCCACCACAGGGCACTGAGAGCCAGAGGACCACCCACCTTGCCTgtggtgaagagggagagagaggagaggagtgtgaGCCAAAGCAGGGTTCAGGGAGTCAGACGAAGCTCCCGAAACAACACTCATCATGTGGCCAAGCCTAGCGGGTCAAAGGCCACACAGATCAAGCCAAAG CAACAAGGTAATCTCCTCCTTGCGAGAGGCAGGAGCTGTGTCATGTTGGACTCTGTTCGTCGAGCGAGGTTAAAGCAGCTTCGAGGACCTCGTAGTCAAGTCCCCAAAGTCCCAAAGTCGGCCCACACCTGCCCGCAGTGCCCAGCCTCCTACAGGGACTGTGATGCTCTAATCATGCATCGTCTAAGGCACATCGAGGGCAAGCACTGGCCATGCCCG